In one Mycoplasmopsis canis PG 14 genomic region, the following are encoded:
- a CDS encoding beta-N-acetylglucosaminidase domain-containing protein: MKISKKRIFKTIFALSPIFASPLFISASNNDSSEKNVENNFSLNVLAKSISYKNSYSILKNKINIIAFSNNLKELDSFNAFLTSKGFDVTISEKIDNEATNIFISDLRFQNELVDSTFISNSILFNFSTEHNDEYFIESKNNLFFIQSNSDNGLFYSFEKIKDIIESLDNNVTQDFVLNDFFAVKNRVIQDSSTFSNEVIKSNILNAKKHGFNKYSYFNKQNLKNWSDWRTLYNEEDLKNVKELNNFALSENIDFIYGLNVFGNEPISSGSYYEFDLELVKSKINQLIDLGIKSFAFNSIDGNRINSDLEIRFLNDITNWLSSIKDLKHVNNQIYYFTNNQSDINNLSNLANYNENVFVVMSGDKKYNVINNDFIDNFYRETHKKANLILNWPEAFNEGLLNLNLHNSFSLSYSHLENINSYILNLGSNKSINDFFVHQFSNIFKENNDTSSFSIRKEIRSILNLESINDPIIDSFINVSKHIKKFNKHENEVITVSESSSFESFFEVFYQKVQNNTYQEEDLKELRKIFSKLKNDTDILKKHEVEFTDSIKPWLNKISMISQAFLFLDSALLYNKNNLFSELNESVFYAQKLISEINDLKLPKKNLTFNGGAEKLLPSLKKLWVLIKNSYGFSIDRSIDEVEHEFISSRGKNANLAYGTSTDKVLFKSNNQVSVFDGYSNKIRENDYFGTEFSKPITLNKIYVKMGDGSDHFYNYVFEYKLLGDTEWQQIGEVRRAPRGTFSPVTIDSLNIKNVKSVRVRNLSQNPDDGWIRIFNFVVNDRDQEIIEEKWYTDATLNSADTPNIQTRNGHENRNIFDNNPNSEWWLTSHSIDKMRQNSSVSISYPSKREITRVLVEQGASRSSDVHTNFHIEYFDEASNSWKRFGSHQLDGSRKQIVTGYAFTQKIKLVIDTERNAWWRLGTFKAGGPQKHQEQTFTVKSTNLAIPSNPSINDSARNNRFEFITDNDESSYVWMSHAGNNGNIMQNDHLDILFNDFKEIKTIRILQSRDEVLRHFKIQKIVNDTYTDITEELSSDNDNLQTWISVPENVGKMNGIRILSTQNSNRWWALRSVDIVDKELPQNNLVYISDETKKNEFSAIKEAWLYKLINSDFSTSKEIAIQPNEFIGLDFEQILKINQIKANFESSGLRFFVSSNGSVWEEISNLDNLYKGIKGRYLIIKNSQDSQITINFNSLEVLTSEKTNFGNIVETNFNNKIDSKLNNEFDNDLETSNIFKSPTNGKYIIYDLSQNIHINSLKIFTSENSYNFPRNLLVEVSRDKNNWWRVFEIPRNNSNEKLENVITGLYDENKTGFRYWGQDNLDISNIRYIKISVRENYPENRDLEINEIIINNEDSPEKDFDLNAIGNDLSKNPSNILDKDLLTNFESESANGILKLVVDDEKFKNKDIQIFSEKTSLDTVISAKVFNIETNSEEVIQLGYIVNNLMSFALPTNINKKLLEIIITWKDDLPIINEILPIDKSSSIVDKSELQNLIETEPENFTNWINVDKEKFNLVKNKAKKVIDSGFVSQSSIEDLKNNLRFIISHAELKSNGTLLEEAIKEKINNKNNFYTSKSFSKYLNLVNKIETSLKDLDNFSINDESESINLLGEAKNSLEFSVKQRAIASDLFNMHKQINRDMYKSNGLEELDSKAEDLRKSLLESNFTPANYFDLIQEYYRVYNSLEYNYTGFEISSLKKLLKEAKEISSRDSVNWENAIRNLNKAISETESILEKENNDLSFIQQESNKLVLSLNEYKNTKTSILKPLDNYLEHNYLHLFDLMVPESTVSYNNSLTNAYNAIQKNNISEQKVFDFIKEIENSKKEFKIQKDVVRSKIAMISDKIIEDQLIQRLNSLSNNENDILNFLNDVYNLNDINYKNELIKYKEVLNNLIKNIDNKNVYNIFSERIQRAYNHNILDEIKKDIILYNKENSKNEEYSKTTNKTFIVLGVLFTIVTLGVLGGFFVKKYLPKKKNN; encoded by the coding sequence ATGAAAATTAGTAAAAAAAGAATCTTTAAAACTATTTTTGCTTTGTCTCCAATTTTTGCTTCACCACTATTCATTTCCGCATCTAATAACGACTCATCTGAAAAAAATGTAGAAAATAATTTTTCTTTAAATGTTTTGGCAAAATCTATTTCTTATAAAAATAGTTATAGCATTTTAAAAAATAAGATCAATATAATTGCATTTTCTAATAATCTAAAAGAACTTGATTCTTTCAATGCCTTTTTAACTTCTAAAGGATTTGATGTTACTATCTCAGAAAAAATTGATAATGAAGCAACTAACATTTTCATAAGTGATTTGCGCTTCCAAAACGAACTTGTTGATTCAACATTCATTTCAAATAGTATCTTATTTAATTTTTCAACAGAACACAATGATGAGTACTTTATAGAATCTAAAAATAATTTATTTTTTATACAATCAAATAGTGATAATGGTCTATTTTATTCTTTTGAAAAGATAAAAGACATTATTGAAAGTTTAGATAATAATGTAACTCAAGATTTTGTTTTAAATGATTTCTTCGCTGTAAAAAATAGAGTAATTCAAGATTCTTCAACTTTCTCTAATGAAGTTATAAAAAGCAATATTTTAAATGCTAAAAAACACGGATTTAACAAATATTCTTATTTTAATAAACAAAACTTAAAAAACTGGAGTGATTGAAGAACTCTTTACAATGAGGAAGATTTAAAGAACGTTAAAGAGCTAAATAATTTTGCTTTATCGGAGAATATTGATTTTATTTACGGGTTAAATGTTTTTGGCAACGAACCTATTTCATCTGGCAGTTATTATGAATTTGATTTAGAATTGGTGAAGAGTAAAATTAATCAATTAATTGACCTTGGTATTAAGTCATTTGCTTTTAATTCAATTGATGGAAATAGAATTAATAGTGATTTAGAAATAAGATTTTTAAATGACATTACAAATTGATTATCTTCAATTAAGGATTTAAAACACGTAAATAATCAGATTTATTACTTTACCAATAATCAATCGGATATCAATAATCTAAGTAACTTAGCTAATTACAATGAAAACGTATTTGTTGTAATGTCTGGGGATAAGAAATATAACGTTATAAATAATGACTTTATCGATAATTTTTACAGAGAAACACATAAAAAGGCAAATCTTATCTTAAATTGGCCTGAAGCATTTAATGAAGGTTTATTAAATCTAAATTTACACAACTCTTTTTCTCTTTCATATAGCCATTTAGAAAATATCAACTCTTATATATTGAATCTTGGATCAAACAAATCAATTAACGATTTTTTTGTGCATCAGTTTTCGAATATTTTTAAAGAAAACAATGATACGTCTAGTTTTTCAATTAGAAAAGAAATAAGATCAATTTTAAATCTTGAAAGCATTAATGACCCTATAATAGATAGTTTTATTAATGTTTCAAAACATATTAAAAAATTTAACAAACATGAAAACGAAGTTATAACAGTTTCTGAGAGTTCTTCTTTTGAATCATTTTTTGAGGTCTTTTATCAAAAAGTTCAAAACAACACCTATCAAGAAGAAGACTTGAAAGAATTGAGAAAGATTTTTTCAAAATTAAAGAATGATACTGATATATTAAAAAAACATGAAGTAGAGTTCACCGATTCTATTAAGCCTTGATTAAATAAAATATCAATGATTAGTCAAGCCTTTTTATTCTTAGACTCAGCACTTTTATACAATAAAAACAATCTTTTTTCAGAATTAAATGAAAGTGTATTTTATGCACAAAAATTAATTTCTGAAATTAATGATTTAAAGTTACCTAAAAAGAACTTAACCTTTAATGGTGGTGCAGAAAAACTTTTACCAAGCTTAAAAAAATTGTGAGTATTAATAAAGAATTCATATGGTTTTTCAATCGATAGATCTATAGATGAGGTTGAACACGAATTTATTAGTAGTAGAGGAAAAAATGCTAATTTAGCATATGGTACTTCAACTGATAAAGTTTTATTTAAATCTAATAATCAAGTGTCTGTTTTTGATGGATACTCAAATAAAATTAGAGAAAACGACTATTTTGGAACCGAATTTTCAAAGCCAATCACATTAAATAAAATTTATGTTAAAATGGGCGATGGAAGTGATCACTTTTACAATTATGTTTTTGAATATAAATTGCTTGGTGATACAGAGTGACAACAAATAGGAGAGGTAAGGAGAGCTCCGCGTGGTACATTTAGTCCAGTAACTATTGATTCATTAAATATAAAAAATGTTAAATCTGTAAGAGTTAGAAACTTATCTCAAAACCCCGATGATGGATGAATTAGAATATTTAACTTTGTAGTTAATGATAGAGATCAAGAAATTATTGAGGAAAAATGATATACTGACGCAACTCTCAATTCAGCAGATACTCCAAATATACAAACGAGAAACGGGCATGAAAATAGAAATATTTTTGATAATAACCCTAATTCAGAATGATGACTAACATCTCATAGCATTGATAAAATGAGACAAAACTCATCAGTAAGTATTTCCTACCCCTCAAAAAGAGAAATAACTAGAGTATTAGTTGAACAAGGTGCTTCTAGATCTTCTGATGTTCACACAAATTTTCATATTGAATATTTTGATGAAGCTTCAAATAGTTGAAAAAGATTTGGATCACATCAGCTAGATGGTAGTAGAAAACAAATTGTTACTGGGTATGCTTTTACTCAAAAAATAAAATTAGTTATTGATACAGAGAGAAATGCTTGATGGCGTTTAGGAACCTTTAAAGCAGGGGGTCCTCAAAAACATCAAGAGCAAACCTTTACAGTAAAAAGCACAAATCTTGCTATACCAAGTAACCCATCTATTAATGACTCGGCAAGAAACAATAGATTTGAATTCATAACAGATAACGACGAATCATCATACGTTTGAATGAGTCATGCTGGTAATAATGGAAATATAATGCAAAATGATCATCTTGATATTTTGTTTAATGATTTTAAAGAAATTAAAACAATTAGAATTTTACAAAGTAGAGATGAAGTTTTAAGACATTTTAAAATACAAAAAATCGTAAACGACACTTATACTGACATAACTGAAGAGTTATCTAGCGATAATGATAATCTTCAAACATGAATTTCTGTACCAGAGAATGTTGGAAAAATGAATGGTATAAGGATTCTTTCTACTCAAAATAGTAATAGATGATGAGCGTTACGTTCTGTTGATATTGTGGATAAAGAACTACCACAAAATAATTTGGTATACATATCTGATGAAACAAAGAAAAATGAATTTAGTGCTATTAAGGAAGCTTGGTTATATAAACTTATAAATTCTGATTTTTCAACATCTAAAGAAATTGCAATTCAACCTAATGAATTTATTGGTTTAGATTTTGAACAAATACTTAAAATAAATCAAATTAAAGCAAATTTTGAATCTAGTGGACTTAGATTCTTTGTCTCTTCAAACGGCAGTGTTTGAGAGGAAATTTCTAATTTAGATAACCTATATAAAGGTATTAAGGGAAGGTATTTAATAATTAAGAATTCGCAAGATTCTCAAATTACTATTAATTTTAATTCTTTAGAAGTGCTAACATCAGAAAAAACAAATTTCGGAAATATTGTTGAAACAAACTTTAATAATAAAATTGACTCAAAATTAAATAATGAATTTGATAATGATTTAGAAACAAGCAATATTTTTAAATCACCAACAAATGGAAAATATATTATTTATGATTTATCTCAAAATATCCATATAAATTCATTAAAAATATTCACATCAGAAAACAGCTATAATTTCCCCAGAAATCTCTTAGTAGAAGTTTCTAGGGATAAAAATAATTGATGAAGAGTATTTGAAATACCTAGAAATAACAGTAATGAAAAACTTGAAAACGTAATTACAGGATTATATGATGAAAATAAAACTGGGTTTAGATACTGAGGCCAAGACAATTTAGATATTAGTAATATTAGATATATAAAAATATCAGTTAGAGAAAATTATCCTGAGAATCGTGATTTAGAGATTAATGAAATCATAATAAATAACGAAGATTCGCCAGAAAAAGATTTTGACCTAAATGCAATCGGTAATGATCTTTCTAAAAATCCTTCTAATATCCTTGATAAAGACTTATTAACTAATTTTGAGTCAGAAAGTGCGAACGGGATTCTAAAACTTGTAGTTGATGATGAGAAATTTAAAAATAAGGATATCCAAATTTTTAGCGAGAAAACATCTTTAGATACTGTTATAAGTGCAAAGGTATTTAATATAGAGACTAACTCTGAAGAGGTTATCCAATTAGGATATATAGTTAACAATTTAATGTCATTTGCATTACCAACTAACATTAATAAAAAACTTTTAGAAATAATAATAACGTGAAAAGATGATTTACCAATTATTAACGAAATCTTGCCTATTGATAAATCTTCATCAATTGTTGATAAAAGTGAACTTCAAAATCTTATTGAAACTGAACCAGAAAATTTTACTAATTGAATAAATGTTGATAAAGAAAAGTTTAATTTAGTCAAAAACAAAGCGAAAAAAGTTATAGATTCTGGATTTGTTTCTCAAAGTTCAATTGAAGATTTAAAAAATAATTTAAGATTTATAATAAGTCATGCGGAGTTAAAATCTAACGGAACCTTACTTGAAGAAGCAATCAAAGAAAAAATAAACAATAAAAATAACTTTTATACATCAAAATCTTTTTCTAAGTATTTAAATTTAGTGAATAAGATAGAAACATCTTTAAAAGATTTAGACAATTTTTCAATCAATGATGAATCTGAAAGTATAAATCTATTAGGTGAAGCTAAGAATTCATTAGAATTTTCGGTTAAACAAAGAGCTATAGCTAGTGATTTATTTAATATGCATAAACAAATTAACCGAGATATGTATAAGTCTAATGGTTTAGAAGAACTTGATTCTAAAGCAGAAGATTTGAGAAAATCGCTATTAGAAAGTAATTTCACGCCAGCTAACTATTTTGATTTAATCCAAGAATATTATAGAGTTTATAATTCTCTTGAGTATAACTACACTGGATTTGAGATATCTTCACTTAAAAAGTTACTAAAAGAGGCAAAAGAAATCTCATCTAGAGATTCAGTTAATTGAGAAAATGCAATTAGAAATCTTAATAAAGCAATATCTGAAACAGAGTCTATTTTAGAAAAAGAAAATAATGATTTAAGCTTTATTCAACAAGAAAGTAACAAATTAGTGCTTTCTTTAAATGAATATAAGAATACAAAAACAAGTATATTAAAACCGCTTGATAACTATCTAGAACATAATTATTTACACCTTTTTGATTTAATGGTTCCAGAAAGTACAGTTAGTTATAATAATTCTTTAACAAATGCTTACAACGCTATACAAAAAAATAATATAAGTGAACAAAAGGTTTTTGATTTTATAAAAGAAATCGAAAATTCTAAAAAAGAATTTAAAATTCAAAAAGATGTTGTTAGATCGAAGATAGCTATGATTTCAGATAAAATAATAGAAGACCAATTGATTCAAAGATTAAATAGCTTAAGCAATAATGAAAATGATATTCTAAACTTCTTAAATGATGTTTATAATTTAAATGATATAAATTATAAAAATGAACTAATTAAGTATAAAGAAGTTCTAAATAATCTCATAAAAAATATAGATAATAAGAATGTTTATAATATTTTTTCGGAAAGAATTCAACGTGCTTATAATCATAATATATTAGATGAAATTAAAAAAGATATTATTCTTTATAATAAAGAAAATTCGAAGAATGAAGAATATAGCAAGACAACAAATAAAACATTCATTGTATTAGGGGTTTTATTTACGATTGTCACTCTAGGTGTTTTAGGTGGTTTTTTTGTAAAAAAATACTTGCCTAAAAAGAAAAATAATTAA